Proteins encoded in a region of the Perognathus longimembris pacificus isolate PPM17 chromosome 11, ASM2315922v1, whole genome shotgun sequence genome:
- the Sv2a gene encoding synaptic vesicle glycoprotein 2A, with protein sequence MEEGFRDRAAFIRGAKDIAKEVKKHAAKKVVKGLDRVQDEYSRRSYSRFEEEDDDDDFPAPADGYYRGEGAQDEEEGGASSDATEGHDEDDEIYEGEYQGIPRAESSGKSERMADGAPLAGVRGGLSDGEGPPGGRGEAQRRKEREELAQQYETILRECGHGRFQWTLYFVLGLALMADGVEVFVVGFVLPSAEKDMCLSDSNKGMLGLIVYLGMMVGAFLWGGLADRLGRRQCLLISLSVNSVFAFFSSFVQGYGTFLFCRLLSGVGIGGSIPIVFSYFSEFLAQEKRGEHLSWLCMFWMIGGVYAAAMAWAIIPHYGWSFQMGSAYQFHSWRVFVLVCAFPSVFAIGALTTQPESPRFFLENGKHDEAWMVLKQVHDTNMRAKGHPERVFSVTHIKTIHQEDELIEIQSDTGTWYQRWGVRALSLGGQVWGNFLSCFGPEYRRITLMMMGVWFTMSFSYYGLTVWFPDMIRYLQAVDYAARTKVFPGERVEHVTFNFTLENQIHRGGQYFNDKFIGLRLKSVSFEDSLFEECYFEDVTSSNTFFRNCTFINTVFYNTDLFEYKFVNSRLVNSTFLHNKEGCPLDVTGTGEGAYMVYFVSFLGTLAVLPGNIVSALLMDKIGRLRMLAGSSVMSCVSCFFLSFGNSESAMIALLCLFGGVSIASWNSLDVLTVELYPSDKRTTAFGFLNALCKLAAVLGISIFTSFVGITKAAPILFASAALALGSSLALKLPETRGQVLQ encoded by the exons ATGGAAGAGGGCTTCCGAGACCGGGCAGCCTTCATCCGTGGGGCCAAAGACATTGCCAAGGAAGTTAAGAAGCATGCCGCCAAGAAAGTGGTGAAGGGCCTGGACAGGGTTCAGGACGAGTATTCTCGAAGATCCTATTCCCGCTTTGAAGAGGAGGATGACGACGATGACTTCCCTGCCCCCGCAGATGGCTATTACCGTGGAGAAGGGGCCCAGGATGAGGAGGAAGGTGGTGCATCTAGTGATGCCACCGAGGGCCATGATGAGGACGATGAGATCTACGAGGGGGAGTATCAGGGCATCCCCCGGGCAGAGTCTAGTGGCAAAAGTGAGAGGATGGCAGATGGGGCGCCCCTGGCTGGAGTGAGAGGGGGCCTGAGTGATGGAGAGGGTCCCCCCGGGGGCAGAGGGGAGGCACAGAGGCGGAAGGAACGTGAAGAACTGGCCCAGCAGTATGAGACCATCCTACGGGAGTGTGGCCATGGCCGATTCCAGTGGACACTCTATTTTGTGCTTGGTCTGGCGCTGATGGCTGATGGTGTGGAGGTCTTTGTGGTGGGCTTCGTGCTGCCCAGTGCTGAGAAAGACATGTGCCTGTCTGACTCCAACAAGGGCATGCTGG GCCTCATCGTCTACCTAGGCATGATGGTGGGAGCCTTCCTCTGGGGCGGTCTGGCTGATCGGCTGGGTCGGAGGCAGTGTCTGCTCATCTCACTTTCAGTCAACAGTGTCTTCGCTTTCTTCTCATCTTTCGTCCAGGGTTATGGCACTTTTCTCTTCTGTCGCCTCCTTTCTGGGGTTGG GATTGGAGGGTCCATCCCCATTGTCTTCTCCTATTTCTCGGAGTTTCTGGCCCAGGAGAAGCGTGGGGAGCATTTAAGCTGGCTCTGCATGTTCTGGATGATTGGTGGAGTCTATGCAGCCGCGATGGCCTGGGCCATCATTCCCCATTATG GGTGGAGTTTTCAGATGGGTTCTGCTTACCAGTTCCATAGCTGGAgggtctttgtccttgtctgCGCCTTTCCTTCTGTGTTTGCCATTGGGGCTCTGACCACGCAGCCTGAGAGCCCTCGCTTCTTCCTGGAG AATGGGAAGCATGATGAGGCCTGGATGGTGCTGAAGCAGGTTCATGATACCAACATGAGAGCCAAGGGGCACCCTGAGCGAGTATTCTCA GTTACCCACATTAAAACAATTCATCAGGAGGATGAGTTGATTGAGATCCAGTCTGACACAGGGACCTGGTACCAGCGTTGGGGGGTCCGAGCCTTGAGCCTGGGGGGACAG GTTTGGGGGAATTTCCTCTCCTGTTTTGGTCCAGAATACCGACGCATTACTCTGATGATGATGGGTGTATGGTTCACCATGTCATTCAG CTATTATGGCCTGACTGTCTGGTTTCCTGACATGATCCGCTATCTCCAGGCAGTGGACTACGCAGCCCGCACTAAAGTGTTCCCTGGAGAGCGCGTAGAGCATGTGACTTTCAACTTCACGCTGGAGAATCAGATTCACCGAGGGGGGCAGTACTTCAATGACAA GTTCATTGGGCTGCGTCTGAAGTCAGTGTCTTTTGAGGATTCCCTGTTTGAAGAGTGTTATTTTGAGGATGTCACTTCCAGCAACACATTCTTCCGCAACTGCACGTTCATCAACACTGTGTTCTATAACACTG ACCTATTTGAGTACAAGTTTGTCAACAGCCGTCTGGTGAACAGCACGTTCCTGCACAATAAGGAGGGATGCCCACTAGATGTGACAGGGACAGGCGAAGGTGCCTACATGGTGTACTTTGTCAGTTTCTTGGGGACGCTGGCTGTGCTTCCTGGGAATATTGTGTCTGCTCTGCTCATGGACAAGATCGGCAGGCTCAGGATGCTTG CTGGCTCCAGTGTGATGTCCTGTGTCTCCTGCTTCTTCCTGTCTTTTGGGAACAGCGAGTCGGCCATGATTGCTCTGCTCTGCCTTTTTGGGGGAGTCAGTATTGCATCCTGGAATTCACTGGACGTGTTAACGGTTGAACTGTACCCTTCTGACAAGAG AACCACGGCCTTCGGCTTCCTGAATGCCCTGTGTAAGCTGGCAGCTGTCCTGGGGATCAGCATCTTCACGTCCTTTGTGGGGATCACTAAGGCTGCCCCCATCCTCTTCGCCTCAGCTGCCCTGGCCCTTGGCAGCTCtctggccctgaagcttcctgagACCCGGGGGCAGGTGCTGCAGTGA
- the Bola1 gene encoding bolA-like protein 1 yields MPSVPLLRRLVPMATRFCSARGSAGSVTVGPVEAAIRTKLEQALSPEVLELRNESGGHAVAPGSETHFRVAVVSSRFEGLSLLQRHRLVHEALSEELAGPVHALAIQARTPGQWRENPQLDTSPPCLGGSKKTRGTPYP; encoded by the coding sequence ATGCCGAGTGTGCCGCTGCTCCGACGCCTGGTCCCCATGGCCACCCGCTTCTGTTCGGCCCGGGGCAGCGCGGGATCGGTGACCGTCGGCCCGGTCGAGGCTGCCATCCGCACGAAGCTGGAACAAGCCCTGAGCCCCGAGGTGCTGGAGCTGCGTAACGAGAGCGGCGGCCACGCAGTCGCCCCGGGCAGCGAGACGCATTTCCGCGTGGCCGTGGTGAGCTCTCGTTTCGAGGGACTGAGCCTCCTGCAACGGCACCGGCTGGTCCACGAGGCGCTGTCGGAGGAGCTGGCCGGGCCCGTCCACGCCCTAGCCATCCAAGCCCGGACCCCCGGCCAGTGGAGGGAGAACCCTCAGTTGGACACTAGCCCTCCCTGCTTGGGTGGGAGCAAGAAAACTCGAGGAACCCCCTACCCCTAG